The following coding sequences are from one Gemmobacter sp. 24YEA27 window:
- a CDS encoding non-ribosomal peptide synthetase: protein MLHSSTIAADGCAVEIWPALLTGSTVLIVPGPKPSLDLLAAAIRRHRPTAAAFYTGIFHLLIEHRLEDLGSFRRMAAGGDVMSAAQARRLLDRWPEIRLFNLYGPSEATVYAAMHQVQREDLTGGAIPIGRAEAHGACLVLADDLAPCPEGVAGQLAITGLGLADGYLDQPEQTAAQFIADPRPGQAGRAYLTGDLVRMRPDGALDFLGRTDRQVKIGGRRIELDEVEHVMRQHPALADVAVVLAEGSAGKRIVAFAKPAAGLPSDERAFLRGVIADLRRDLPEGMLPRQTRLMTDLPLTTNGKIDRKALVALADQPQPQAVAIAALAPESLLAVITGVWDQVLHCGPVAPDTTFFEAGGTSLQLLDAHAALQACLGLDFDVTLMFETPRAGDLARRLADLGANTQISPGRGSPAPARAPLVRWRSSP, encoded by the coding sequence ATGCTGCATTCCTCAACCATCGCTGCCGATGGCTGTGCAGTTGAGATCTGGCCTGCACTGCTGACCGGAAGCACGGTGCTGATCGTGCCGGGGCCGAAACCCTCGCTGGATCTGCTGGCCGCCGCGATCCGGCGGCACCGGCCCACCGCAGCCGCGTTCTACACCGGGATTTTTCACCTGCTGATCGAGCATCGGCTGGAGGATCTGGGCAGTTTCCGCCGCATGGCCGCTGGGGGAGATGTGATGTCGGCCGCGCAGGCCAGGCGCCTGCTGGATCGCTGGCCAGAGATCCGGCTGTTCAACCTCTATGGCCCCAGCGAGGCGACCGTCTATGCCGCGATGCATCAGGTGCAGCGGGAAGACCTGACCGGGGGCGCGATTCCGATTGGCCGCGCCGAGGCGCATGGCGCCTGTCTGGTTCTGGCCGATGACCTGGCACCTTGCCCGGAGGGAGTGGCCGGGCAGCTGGCGATCACCGGGCTTGGGCTGGCTGATGGCTATCTGGACCAGCCCGAACAGACCGCCGCGCAATTCATCGCCGATCCGCGCCCCGGCCAGGCAGGCCGCGCCTATCTGACCGGCGATCTGGTGCGGATGCGTCCTGATGGCGCGCTGGACTTCCTTGGCCGTACCGACCGGCAGGTCAAGATCGGCGGGCGGCGGATCGAACTGGACGAGGTCGAACATGTCATGCGTCAGCATCCCGCGCTCGCGGATGTGGCGGTGGTTCTGGCAGAAGGCAGTGCCGGCAAGCGGATCGTGGCCTTTGCCAAGCCCGCCGCCGGACTGCCTTCCGATGAACGCGCCTTCCTGCGTGGTGTGATCGCCGATCTGCGCCGTGACCTGCCCGAGGGCATGTTGCCCCGCCAGACCCGGCTGATGACCGATCTGCCGCTTACGACCAATGGCAAGATTGACCGCAAGGCGCTGGTGGCGCTGGCGGATCAGCCACAGCCACAGGCGGTTGCGATCGCGGCGCTTGCCCCCGAGAGTTTGCTGGCCGTGATAACCGGGGTCTGGGACCAGGTGCTGCACTGCGGTCCGGTCGCGCCGGACACCACATTCTTTGAGGCAGGCGGCACCTCACTGCAACTGCTGGATGCTCATGCCGCGCTTCAGGCCTGTCTCGGGCTGGATTTCGACGTTACCCTGATGTTCGAAACCCCGCGCGCCGGGGATCTGGCACGACGACTGGCCGATCTCGGGGCCAATACGCAGATATCACCCGGGCGAGGCTCACCTGCGCCGGCCCGCGCGCCTCTGGTGCGGTGGCGATCATCGCCTTAG
- a CDS encoding polyketide synthase — translation MQDLWQHIRQGDNLIRPIPRDRIEDSFTPEERLLPTYVAARPGLPDVDMFDAAFFGMYPREAALTDPQGRVFLEICHEVLEQAGHDPERFPGRIGVWAGSSFSTYLVRNIMAERKTALEILTGLQISHYPEMTGNLADSLATRVAYRLDLKGPAMTVATACSTSLTAMAQAVLGLRAGQCDMALAGGVSITFPQTRGYLCQEGGMVSPDGICRPFDADAGGTVFGHGAGVVALRRLEDALADGDRVLAVIRGVGINNDGADKISYTAPSVTGQVDAIRMAWAEAGLTPGDADYIECHGTATPLGDPIELRSLSLAAGPGRGAETCAIGSIKGNIGHLDAAAGVMGSSRSHRCCRSG, via the coding sequence ATGCAGGATCTGTGGCAGCATATCCGGCAGGGCGATAACCTGATCCGCCCGATCCCGCGTGACCGGATCGAGGACAGCTTCACCCCCGAAGAGCGTCTGTTGCCGACCTATGTCGCGGCCCGCCCCGGGCTTCCTGATGTTGACATGTTCGACGCGGCGTTTTTCGGAATGTACCCGCGTGAGGCCGCGCTTACCGATCCGCAGGGCAGGGTGTTCCTGGAAATCTGCCATGAGGTGCTCGAACAGGCCGGCCATGATCCCGAGCGGTTCCCGGGCAGGATCGGGGTATGGGCAGGAAGCAGTTTCAGCACCTATTTGGTGCGCAACATCATGGCAGAGCGCAAGACGGCGCTGGAGATTCTGACCGGGCTTCAGATCAGTCATTACCCGGAAATGACCGGTAATCTGGCCGATAGTCTTGCCACCCGCGTGGCCTATCGGCTCGATCTGAAAGGTCCGGCGATGACGGTGGCGACGGCCTGTTCTACCTCGTTGACGGCGATGGCGCAGGCGGTGCTGGGCTTGCGCGCCGGGCAATGTGACATGGCACTGGCCGGGGGCGTGTCGATCACTTTCCCGCAGACGCGTGGCTATCTTTGCCAGGAGGGGGGGATGGTCTCGCCCGACGGGATCTGCCGACCCTTCGACGCCGATGCGGGAGGCACCGTCTTTGGCCATGGTGCGGGCGTCGTCGCGCTTCGGCGGCTGGAGGATGCGCTGGCCGATGGCGACCGCGTGCTCGCAGTGATCCGGGGCGTCGGCATCAACAATGACGGGGCCGACAAGATCTCCTACACCGCGCCCTCAGTGACGGGCCAGGTTGATGCGATCCGCATGGCCTGGGCCGAGGCGGGGCTGACCCCGGGTGATGCGGATTACATCGAGTGTCATGGCACCGCGACCCCGCTGGGCGACCCGATCGAGTTGCGCAGCCTGTCGCTGGCCGCCGGGCCGGGGCGCGGGGCCGAGACCTGTGCGATTGGCTCCATCAAGGGAAATATTGGCCATCTGGATGCGGCGGCAGGGGTGATGGGGTCATCAAGGTCGCACAGGTGCTGTCGCAGCGGGTGA
- a CDS encoding AMP-binding protein translates to MALIAQRSADAILAMLAVLRAGGAYIPLDPAYASEQVGYILGHAAPGFILHDAASAALVTELAQPGGQVVLEIGVAKAGVANSGAAACDFPQRRGADTAYIIYTSGSTGRPKGVVVPQRALARIAFDQGALTLPPAK, encoded by the coding sequence GTGGCGCTGATCGCACAACGCTCGGCCGATGCCATCCTGGCGATGCTGGCGGTGCTGCGCGCGGGCGGCGCCTATATCCCGCTGGACCCGGCTTATGCCAGCGAACAGGTGGGCTATATCCTTGGTCACGCGGCGCCCGGGTTTATCCTCCATGATGCCGCCTCTGCCGCGCTTGTGACAGAGCTGGCGCAGCCGGGCGGGCAGGTTGTGCTGGAGATCGGGGTCGCGAAAGCCGGGGTCGCGAATTCGGGAGCCGCTGCTTGCGATTTTCCGCAGCGGCGCGGGGCGGATACCGCCTATATCATCTATACCTCCGGCTCGACCGGGCGGCCAAAAGGCGTGGTGGTGCCTCAGCGGGCGCTGGCGCGGATCGCCTTTGATCAGGGCGCGCTGACCCTGCCGCCGGCGAAGTGA